The following proteins are co-located in the Cutaneotrichosporon cavernicola HIS019 DNA, chromosome: 3 genome:
- a CDS encoding uncharacterized protein (PHD-finger), with the protein MSSSSPVLSPISIREQPPTVHLRTGLAVTDDDSSSPNTPTTLPERPAPGFMIRIPASAGRVSGTPSRVLDRDDSPASAPASVGKRKRRVEPIGDTIAANRPRRGRPSTGSPFIDGPGATGTTSRDVSSAPTSRANSTAPPNALSIFQEANSSEISAEVQTIVGSSTGKGSREVRGLVDAAARPTRGGENHVRSGVSASGRGRRVGSRVASAKGTGGRKGKKPEGPEIVNQDFCSSCRGIGRFLCCDGCPRSFHFMCLEPPFRIDELPESETWYCNKCASERNPAPAPDSPSGIKFTDRTIATVFGHLIKRVENNNPEQFRLPQDIRQFFVGVSAGPLGEYVDTEAARTKLDRKGFQEERDPVRLRDVKNRPIACYKCGGTSVPTRQLASDPGAQWRPLVSCDYCNLHWHLDCLSPPLAAMPSAARKWMCPNHSDQVMPRRRTVRNGLETVDVENVGSYNNGNVTVIDAPEVEPEIPTDDMVINNKKYRVPERIIQLDFWNKLRANRTREAPAVTEAREAQARKAVAAASPEELEAARLLVAFGFTDDDDGDAEMVDGEVSPRDEKDEAVGPKFKVKQEVNGSRTPVGVGRPRPSRGVNGSGATTPAGSSAPARLPRSGSSDAPRRITLRVGPPSQ; encoded by the exons ATGTCATCCTCGAGCCCAGTCCTGTCCCCGATCAGCATTCGCGAACAGCCCCCGACAGTTCACTTGCGCACCGGCCTCGCTGTCACCGACGACGATAGCTCATCTCCCAACACGCCAACGACGCTGCCTGAACGCCCCGCACCAGGTTTCATGATTCGCATCCCGGCCTCGGCGGGGCGCGTTTCGGGCACCCCGTCTCGCGTCCTGGATCGAGACGATAGCCCCGCGTCAGCGCCAGCGTCGGTGGGaaagcgcaagcgccgcgtcgA GCCAATAGGAGATACGATCGCTGCGAACCGACCACGTCGCGGGCGCCCGTCGACCGGCTCGCCGTTCATCGACGGTCCTGGGGCGACTGGCACGACTTCAAGAGACGTGTCGTCCGCTCcaacctcgcgcgcaaACTCGACAGCGCCGCCAAACGCACTGAGTATCTTCCAAGAAGCCAACTCGTCCGAGATTTCAGCCGAGGTGCAGACGATAGTGGGATCAAGCACGGGGAAAGGCAGCCGTGAGGTGCGCGGGTTGGTGGATGCAGCGGCGCGCCCCACTCGTGGCGGCGAGAACCACGTCCGATCGGGagtgagcgcgagcggaCGTGGACGCCGTGTCGGATCGCGTGTCGCTAGTGCAAAGGGGACCGGCGGTcgcaagggcaagaagcCCGAGGGCCCAGAAATTGTCAACCAGGACTTTTGCAGCTCATGCCGTGGCATCGGGCGCTTCCTATGCTGCGACGGATGTCCGCGCTCGTTCCATTTCATGTGCCTCGAGCCGCCATTTCGCATCGACGAACTCCCAGAGTCTGAGACGTGGTACTGCAACAAGTGCGCGTCAGAAAGA AACCCAGCACCTGCACCCGATTCACCCTCTGGCATCAAATTTACAGACCGCACCATCGCGACCGTGTTTGGTCATCTGATTAAGCGGGTCGAGAACAACAACCCCGAACAGTTTCGCCTTCCCCAGGACATTCGCCAATTTTTCGTCGGCGTGTCTGCGGGCCCGTTAGGAGAGTATGTTGACACCGAGGCTGCACGCACAAAGCTTGA CCGCAAGGGTTTCCAAGAAGAACGTGATCCCGTGCGTCTCCGCGACGTAAAGAACCGTCCTATCGCATGCTACAAGTGTGGCGGGACGTCTGTGCCGACGAGACAGTTAGCATCCGATCCGGGGGCGCAGTGGCGGCCCCTCGTCTCATGCGACTACTGCAACCTCCATTGGCATCTGGATTGCCTCTCGCCACCTCTGGCCGCCATGCCAAGTGCGGCGAGAAAGTGGATGTGCCCAAACCACTCGGACCAGGTGATGCCGCGCCGGCGTACTGTGCGCAACGGTTTAGAGACCGTCGATGTCGAGAACGTGGGTTCGTACAATAACGGCAATGTGACTGTCATCGACGCGCCAGAGGTCGAGCCGGAAATCCCGACCGACGACATGGTTATAAACAACAAGAAGTATCGTGTCCCGGAACGCATCATTCAGCTCGATTTCTGGAACAAGCTGCGTGCGAACCGCACACGCGAAGCGCCGGCCGTCACGGAGGCGCGTGAGGCGCAAGCACGGAAGGCTGTCGCTGCGGCGTCACCagaggagctggaggcAGCCAGGCTCTTAGTCGCTTTCGGCTTCaccgatgacgacgacggggacGCGGAAAtggtcgacggcgaggtgtCTCCCCGCGATGAGAAGGATGAGGCTGTGGGCCCCAAGTTCAAGGTGAAGCAGGAGGTGAACGGGTCGCGCACGCCTGTCGGCGTGgggcgtcctcgcccgtcTCGTGGCGTCAATGGGAGTGGGGCCACGACACCGGCAGGATCGTCTGCCCCGGCTCGGCTGCCCAGAAGTGGGTCAAGTGATGCGCCGCGTCGTATCACCCTTCGGGTGGGCCCGCCGTCGCagtga
- a CDS encoding uncharacterized protein (Zinc finger, C3HC4 type (RING finger)) — translation MPLGLLGRWGGAVVAHGKSLIHTVVFSMPSNSTNGTVVETNATAPVSPMGKQSVPLISFAGSGYDVTLIIMVSAVAILLNRIHNIVNREQRPPPPPPASPGWRAAIRRRVRTALTSPKASAWLRVPGIIALLHAWALFTVVLMQTAHVWPRSATDAVERLSDSLALSYYPTAWPLVATLDYVGGVVDRLGQWGAGMTMPDVCWTVFVSVCFSLTMGALSTGLDVARRRDVGVGFNLFGFSYVLHLYASPWTHVRNPQASSHGRPDVHPLFQLWVGLTELTWLQINELSPTLRRNQLVPTGVCGTFGLAAFTHSLWTQQLRFPSFTFLTHLLALVLSVIISCTLVVRAITLLFTHGYIPSPILQSLLPHEGALPSIEDDIGVALLKLGVACIESTQFSGLRNELASIKEAQPEIRIGGDGVEMIGVKVGNGGFGTRIDKIQAAELRDPNAESPYLIHLSRFWAACVLLVRNIFWTTVLSTWVGRDLYRLTWRMYQARWWYGPRQWTFWRTGAWDPPRRHTGSEPPLLIAWALAKRRHRALERMRGLRVVPPAEPTIAEATGQDWTYDQVLRGEVEVADEDDDDWSSDGSVVSAESESEDEEDEAALYRDLVRGKSPMEGGEAIQPILLAHLTSTSSSPLTRRRYAQIMSAPSGPSTPSRALTTATTPSLDPLTDAIVMRQSETRDVQRDEWDEERRRSCVICMVQTRDVILWPCRCLLMCSDCRESLAARLSAKDHACPNCRTKVEGYSRIYVP, via the exons ATgcccctcggcctcctcgggcgctggggcggcgcggtcgtCGCGCACGGCAAGAGCCTCATTCACACTGTCGTGTTCAGCATGCCATCAAATAGCACGAACGGGACGGTTGTCGAGACCAACGCGACGGCGCCAGTCTCGCCTATGGGGAAGCAAAGCGTCCCGCTCATTAGCTTTGCTGGGAGCGGATATGATGTGACTCTCATCATCATGGTTAGTGCAGTG gccatcctcctcaaccgCATCCACAACATCGTCAACCGCGAACAgcgtccaccaccaccccctccTGCCTCGCCCGGCTGGCGCGCAGCCATCCGCCGACGTGTCCGCACAGCACTCACGAGCCCAAAAGCGTCAGCTTGGCTACGTGTGCCTGGCATCATCGCGTTGCTGCACGCATGGGCACTCTTCACCGTCGTACTCATGCAGACGGCGCACGTGTGGCCGCGGAGTGCAACCGACGCTGTTGAACGCCTCAGCGACTCTCTGGCGTTGAGCTATTACCCCACGGCGTGGCCGCTCGTCGCGACGCTGGACTACGTCGGCGGTGTGGTTGACCGTCTTGGCCAATGGGGCGCAGGCATGACAATGCCGGACGTGTGCTGGACCGTGTTTGTCAGTGTGTGTTTCAGCCTCACAATGGGCGCGCTCTCGACTGGCCTAGACGTTGC ACGGCGACGGGACGTCGGTGTCGGTTTCAACCTCTTTGGCTTCTCTTACGTCCTCCATCTGTACGCCTCGCCATGGACACACGTCCGGAATCCTCAGGCGTCATCGCACGGCCGTCCAGACGTCCACCCGTTATTCCAGCTCTGGGTCGGGCTCACGGAGCTTACATGGCTGCAGATCAACGAGCTCTCGCCCACACTGCGTCGCAACCAGCTCGTGCCCACCGGCGTGTGCGGGACATTCGGGCTCGCGGCGTTCACCCACAGCTTGTGGACACAACAACTACGCTTCCCCAGCTTTACCTTCCTTACGCAcctgctcgccctcgtgtTGTCCGTTATCATAAGCTGCACGTTGGTTGTGCGCGCCATCACTCTGCTCTTCACTCACGGCTACATCCCATCACCGATCCTGCAGAGCCTACTTCCCCACGAGGGTGCACTGCCATCGATTGAGGACGACATTGGCGTTGCGCTCCTTAAGCTTGGTGTAGCGTGCATCGAGTCGACACAGTTCTCGGGACTGCGGAACGAGCTCGCCTCTATCAAGGAAGCGCAGCCAGAGATCCGTATTGGCGGTGACGGCGTGGAGATGATTGgcgtcaaggtcggcaACGGCGGGTTTGGCACACGTATCGACAAGATCCAGGCTGCCGAACTCCGCGATCCCAACGCCGAAAGCCCGTACCTCATCCATCTCTCGCGTTTCTGGGCGGCATGTGTCCTGCTCGTCCGCAACATATTCTGGACCACCGTGCTATCGACCTGGGTCGGCCGCGACCTCTACCGGCTCACGTGGAGGATGTATCAGGCTCGGTGGTGGTACGGCCCACGGCAGTGGACGTTCTGGCGCACCGGCGCATGGGATCCACCACGCCGCCATACCGGGAGTGAACCTCCTCTCCTGATTGCTTGGGCACTCGCCAAGCGGCGTCACCGTGCTCTCGAACGAATGCGGGGCCTACGAGTTGTGCCACCAGCCGAGCCGAcgatcgccgaggccacCGGCCAGGACTGGACGTACGATCAAGTCCTGCGCGGTGAGGTAGAGGTCGCcgatgaagacgacgacgactggTCCTCTGATGGCTCGGTCGTGTCGGCGGAAAGCGAGtcggaggatgaggaggacgaagcggcgctctaccgcgacctcgtgcgCGGCAAGTCACCAATGGAAGGTGGCGAAGCGATCCAGCCCATCCTCCTTGCGCATTTGACGTCCACTTCGAGCTCGCCTCTCACGCGGCGGCGCTACGCGCAGATCATGTCGGCGCCTTCGGGGCCCTCGACACCATCACGTGCCCTCACGACTGCCACCACTCCGTCCCTCGACCCACTGACTGACGCGATCGTCATGCGCCAGAGCGAGACGAGAGACGTGCAGCGAGAcgagtgggacgaggagcggcggcgctcctGTGTCATCTGCATGGTGCAAACGCGTGACGTGATCCTGTGGCCATGCCGCTGTCTGCTTATGTGCAGCGACTGCCGTGAGAGCCTCGCGGCGCGCCTGAGTGCCAAGGACCATGCTTGTCCCAACTGCCGCACCAAGGTGGAAGGGTATAGCCGCATATATGTTCCATAG
- the RDI1 gene encoding uncharacterized protein (RHO protein GDP dissociation inhibitor) produces MAVPHDDELAATQTEGYKIGQSKTVAELAALDQEDESLQRWKASLGLTGRTGGGQKRIVPKTIFLTSPTRSQDIIIDLTQSPDALAKLKKEPVTIKEGVEYSVGITFVVENEIVSGLRFLQVVKRAGVTVDKTEAMLGSVCASSGFASEESPTGMLARSGSYAVRTRIIDDDGNKWLDDFEWSFKLGKEW; encoded by the exons ATGGCTGTTCCC cacgacgacgagctggctgCCACCCAGACCGAGGGCTACAAG ATTGGCCAGTCCAAGACGGTTGCCGAGCTTGCTGCTCTCGACCAG gaggacgagtcGCTGCAGCGCTGGAAGGCATCGCTCGGACTGACCGGCAGAACCGGAGGCGGTCAGAAGCGCATCGTCCCCAAGACCATCTTCCTCACGTCGCCCACTCGCTCGCAGGACATTATCATCGACCTCACCCAGTCCCCCGATGCGcttgccaagctcaagaaggagccTG TGACAAtcaaggagggcgtcgagtACTCTGTCGGGATCACTTTTGT TGTTGAGAACGAGATTGTCTCAGGTCTTCGCTTCCTCCAGGTCGTCAAGCGTGCAGGCGTGACTG ttgACAAGACCGAGGCCATGCTCGGCAGCGTGTGTGCTTCTTCTGGC TTCGCTTCCGAGGAGTCGCCGACTGGCATGCTCGCGCGCTCGGGCTCGTATGCTGTCAGGACGCGCATcattgacgacgacggcaacaAGTGGCTCGACGACTTTGAGTGGAGCttcaagctcggcaaggagtGGTAG
- the apm1 gene encoding uncharacterized protein (Belongs to the adaptor complexes medium subunit family): MASLVAILDMKGKSLIQRNYRDDVPPSCVDKFLPLILDMEEENVPLTPCFTDEGINYMHIRHNNLYLLALSKRNSNAAEIILYLHKLVAVLTEYFKEVEEESIRDNFVIIYELLDEMMDFGHPQTTESKILQEYITQESHKLEVQVRPPMAVTNAVSWRSEGIRYRKNEVFLDVVESVNMLVNAQGNVVRSEILGAVKMKCYLSGMPELRLGLNDKVMFETTGRAARGKSIEMEDVKFHQCVRLSRFENDRTISFIPPDGEFTLMSYRLSTPVKPLIWAEASVETYRGSRIEFMVKVRGQFKRRSTANNVKIFVPVPEDADSPKFRAAAGSVVYMPEKACFCWTIKNLKGGAELLMRAHFGLPSVASGEVDSKKPLSIQFEIPYFTLSGINVRYLKIVDKTGYTALPWVRYITESGQDYVLRTIHDAKSSSIIAPL; the protein is encoded by the exons ATGGCGAGCCTGG TCGCCATCCTGGACATGAAGGGCAAG TCCCTCATCCAGAGGAACTaccgcgacgacgtgccGCCGTCATGTGTGGACAAGTTTCTGCCCCTGATCCTCGATATGGAGGAGGAAAATGTCCCGTTGACGCCGTGCTTCACAGACGAAGGCATCAACTACATGCACATCCGGCATAACAACTTGTATC TCCTCGCCCTGTCGAAGCGCAACTCGAACGCGGCAGAGATCATCCTCTACCTCCACAAGCTGGTGGCCGTGCTCACCGAGTACTTTAaagaggtggaggaggagtcGATCCGCGACAACTTTGTCATCATCTACGAGCTGCTGGACGAGATGATGGACTTTGGGCACCCACAGACGACCGAGTCCAAGATCCTCCAG GAATACATCACGCAAGAATCTCACAAGCTTGAGGTGCAGGTCCGTCCGCCAATGGCAGTGACCAACGCAGTGTCCTGGCGTTCCGAAGGTATTCGGTACAGGAAAAACGAAGTGTTCCTCGACGTTGTGGAGAGTGTCAACATGCTCGTGAACGCGCAGGGCAACGTTGTGCGTTCCGAGATCCTCGGCGCAGTCAAGATGAAGTGCTACCTCTCGGGTATGCCCGAGCTGCGCCTTGGTCTCAACGACAAGGTCATGTTTGAGACGACGGGCCGCGCTGCACGGGGCAAGAGTatcgagatggaggacgTCAAGTTCCACCAGTGTGTGCGGCTGAGTCGGTTCGAGAACGACCGTACGATCAGCTTTATTCCCCCGGACGGCGAGTTTACACTCATGAGCTACCGTCTCAGCACGCCCGTCAAGCCGCTCATCTGGGCCGAGGCTAGTGTGGAGACGTACCGAGGGTCACGTATCGAGTTTATGGTCAAGGTCCGTGGGCAGTTCAAGCGCCGGAGTACCGCCAACAATGTCAAGATCTTTGTGCCAGTTCCCGAAGATGCCGACAGCCCCAAGTTCAGAGCGGCCGCGGGCAGCGTCGTGTACATGCCTGAGAAGGCCTGTTTCTGCTGGACAATCAAGAACTTG AAAGGAGGAGCCGAGCTCCTTATGCGCGCACACTTTGGCCTGCCGTCTGTCGCgtcgggcgaggtcgataGCAAGAAGCCGCTCTCGATCCAGTTCGAGATCCCCTACTTTACGCTCAGTGGTATTAACGTGCGCTACCTCAAGATTGTCGACAAGACGGGCTACACTGCG ctcccATGGGTCCGGTACATCACCGAGAGCGGGCAGGACTATGTGCTGCGCACGATCCACGACGCaaagtcgagctcgatcaTTGCGCCGTTGTAG
- a CDS encoding uncharacterized protein (Phosphoribosyl synthetase-associated domain), whose translation MSAAAYPAIKLFTGTSHPELAHLIAKRLGIPIAKANVSQPPSGETKVTIVESVRDYDVYIVNTGAGNVNTSLMELCIMIHACKIASARRITAIIPHFFYARQDKKDKSRAPITAKLIANMLHQSGCDHVITMDLHASQIQGFFDVPVDNLYAEPSMIHYIRNNIDVSNCVIVSPDAGGAKRATSIADRLNVDFALFHKERKRANEVSRMVLVGSVKGKVAVLVDDMADTCGTLGLAARNLLDAGALKVYALTTHGILGGPALKVIEESGLEKLVITNTLPQAEKAALCSKIEVVDISPVLAETIRRSHFGESVSYLFHEVPFGNGI comes from the exons ATGTCTGCCGCCGCCTACCCAGCCATCAAGCTCTTCACGG GCACGTCCCaccccgagctcgcgcacctcatcgccaagcgcctcgGTATCCCAatcgccaaggccaacgTCTCGCAGCCTCCCTCGGGTGAGACAAAGGTCACGATCGTCGAGAGCGTGCGCGACTACGATGTCTACATCGTCAACACT ggCGCCGGCAACGTCAACACCTCGCTCATGGAGCTCTGCATCATGATCCACGCGTGCAAGATTgccagcgcgcgccgcATCACCGCCATCATCCCGCACTTCTTCTACGCGCGCcaggacaagaaggacaagtCGCGTGCGCCCATCAcggccaagctcatcgCCAACATGCTCCACCAGTCGGGATGCGACCACGTTATT ACCATGGACCTGCACGCGTCCCAGATCCAGGGCTTCTTTGACGTTCCCGTGGACAAC ctcTACGCCGAGCCCTCGATGATCCACTACATCAGGAATAACATTGACGTGTCCAACTGTGTCATTGTCTCGCCTGACGCCGGTGGTGCTAagcgcgcgacctcgatcGCCGACCGCCTCAACGTCGACTTTGCCCTCTTCCACAAGGAGCGCAAGCGTGCCAACGAGGTGTCGCGCATGGTCCTCGTCGGTAgcgtcaagggcaaggtcgcggttctcgtcgacgacatggcCGACACCTGTGGCAccctcggccttgccgcgcgcaacctcctcgacgcgggcGCGCTCAAGGTGTACGCGCTCACGACGCACGgcatcctcggcggcccGGCACTCAAGGTCATTGAGGAGAGCGGCCTCGAGAAGCTTGTCATCACCAACACGCTCCCTcaggccgagaaggcggcGCTGTGCTCCAAGAttgaggtcgtcgacatcTCGCCTGTCTTGGCCGAGACCATTCGCCGCTCTCACTTTGGCGAGTCGGTCTCTTACCTCTTCCACGAGGTTCCCTTCGGCAACGGGATCTAG
- the EFM7 gene encoding uncharacterized protein (S-adenosyl-L-methionine-dependent protein methyltransferase that trimethylates the N-terminal glycine 'Gly- 2' of elongation factor 1-alpha, before also catalyzing the mono- and dimethylation of 'Lys-3'): protein MSTSGDDDLGLCDLMPRSPSPEPIPFSFATYTLPSGFALPSGETDISIRLVGTHPLWGHHLWNTARVTTNYILAHPELTKGKRVLELGAGGALPSLAAALGGATFVAATDYNDAALLENIAFNVASNLDHQLGDRVEAIGHTWGADVAPLLEGGKYDLVILSDLAFNHSQHPALMKTLDATLADDGIALVFLTHHRPRFAEADMAFFPNLAKKGYGYERVVEEYTGAMFQDDPGDERVRGTVHGFRCWRDESAKVDEEEE from the exons ATGAGTACTTCTGGTGATGACGACCTTGGACTCTGCGATCTGATGCCT cgctctccctcgcccgagcccatccccttctcctttgCGACCTACACCCTCCCTTCGGGCTTTGCTCTTCCATCCGGCGAGACAGACATCTCGATCCGGCTCGTCGGAACCCACCCACTGTGGGGCCACCATTT GTGGAACACGGCCCGCGTAACGACAAACTACATCCTCGCCCATCCGGAACTTACAAAGGGCAAACGGGTATTGGAACTCGGGGCTGGGGGTGCCCTTCCCTCTCTTGCCGCAGCCCTTGGAGGAGCGACCTTTGTCGCAGCGACAGACTACAACGATGCGGCCCTATTGGAGAATATCGCCTTCAACGTGGCTTCCAACCTCGATCACCAGTTAGGTGACCGGGTTGAGGCAATTGGACACACATGGGGCGCGGACGTGGCCCCCCTCCTTGAGGGTGGGAAATATGatctcgtcatcctctccGACCTGGCCTTCAACCACTCCCAACACCCGGCCTTGATGAAGACGTTAGATGCCACCCTGGCTGACGACGGCATCGcactcgtcttcctcacccaccACCGACCCAGGTTTGCTGAGGCGGACATGGCGTTCTTCCCAAACCTCGCTAAGAAGGGGTACGGGTATGAAcgggtggtggaggagtATACTGGGGCCATGTTCCAGGACGATCCGGGAGACGAGAGGGTGCGTGGGACCGTGCATGGGTTCAGGTGCTGGCGGGATGAGAGTGCCAaggtcgatgaggaggaggagtag